The Stappia sp. genome window below encodes:
- the acs gene encoding acetate--CoA ligase yields the protein MSDTIYPVPAEIAADALVDNDKYLEMYQASVSDPEGFWREHGKRIDWIKPYSKVKNTSYDPHNVSIKWFEDGTLNVSANCVDRHLATRGDKPAIIWEGDDPSEHKVITYKELHHEVNKFANVLHAMGVTKGDRVTLYLPMIPEAAYAMLACARIGAVHSIVFGGFSPDSLAQRIKGCDSKVVVTADEGLRGGRKVPLKANVDKAVEGLDVDKVVVVKRTGGDVTMKDGRDVWYHEEADRVSDHCAPVEMNAEDPLFILYTSGSTGQPKGVLHTSGGYLVYASMTHEYVFDCKDDDIYWCTADVGWVTGHSYIVYGPLANGATTVMFEGVPTYPAPSRFWDVVDKHKVTIFYTAPTAIRSLMGAGVEHVQKTSRKSLRVLGSVGEPINPEAWQWYYDNVGDGRCPIVDTWWQTETGGILITPLPGATALKPGSATRPFFGVQPALVDAEGAILEGATEGNLVLLDSWPGQMRTVYGDHERFVQTYFSTYKGMYFTGDGCRRDADGYYWITGRVDDVINVSGHRMGTAEVESALVAHPKVSEAAVVGYPHDLKGQGIYVYVTLMEGEEPSDALAKELKTWVRQEIGPIASPDLIQFAPGLPKTRSGKIMRRILRKIAEDSFENLGDTSTLADPAVVDDLIENRQNRAS from the coding sequence ATGTCCGACACTATCTATCCGGTTCCGGCCGAAATCGCCGCCGATGCCCTTGTCGACAACGACAAGTATCTGGAGATGTATCAGGCGTCGGTGTCCGACCCGGAAGGCTTCTGGCGCGAACACGGCAAGCGGATCGACTGGATCAAGCCTTACAGCAAGGTGAAGAACACCTCCTACGACCCGCACAACGTCTCTATCAAGTGGTTCGAGGACGGCACGCTCAACGTGTCGGCGAACTGCGTCGACCGCCATCTGGCGACGCGCGGCGACAAGCCGGCGATCATCTGGGAGGGCGACGACCCGAGCGAGCACAAGGTCATCACCTACAAGGAGCTGCATCACGAGGTGAACAAATTCGCCAACGTGCTGCATGCCATGGGCGTCACGAAGGGCGACCGCGTCACCCTTTACCTGCCGATGATCCCCGAAGCCGCCTATGCGATGCTCGCCTGCGCGCGCATCGGCGCGGTGCATTCGATCGTCTTCGGCGGCTTCTCGCCCGACAGCCTGGCCCAGCGCATCAAGGGCTGCGACAGCAAGGTGGTCGTCACCGCCGACGAGGGCCTGCGCGGCGGCCGCAAGGTGCCGCTCAAGGCCAATGTCGACAAGGCGGTCGAGGGGCTCGACGTCGACAAGGTGGTGGTCGTGAAGCGCACCGGCGGCGACGTGACCATGAAGGACGGCCGCGACGTCTGGTACCACGAGGAAGCCGACCGCGTGTCCGACCATTGCGCGCCGGTGGAAATGAACGCGGAAGACCCGCTGTTCATCCTCTACACTTCCGGCTCGACGGGCCAGCCCAAGGGCGTGCTGCACACCAGCGGCGGCTATCTGGTCTATGCCTCGATGACCCATGAGTACGTCTTCGACTGCAAGGACGACGACATCTACTGGTGCACGGCCGACGTCGGCTGGGTCACGGGCCACTCCTACATCGTCTACGGCCCGCTCGCCAACGGCGCGACCACGGTGATGTTCGAGGGCGTGCCGACCTACCCCGCGCCCTCGCGCTTCTGGGACGTGGTGGACAAGCACAAGGTCACCATCTTCTACACGGCCCCCACCGCCATCCGCTCGCTGATGGGCGCCGGCGTGGAGCACGTGCAGAAGACCTCGCGCAAGAGCCTGCGCGTGCTGGGCTCGGTCGGCGAGCCGATCAACCCGGAAGCCTGGCAGTGGTATTACGACAACGTGGGCGACGGGCGCTGCCCGATCGTCGACACCTGGTGGCAGACGGAGACCGGCGGCATCCTCATCACCCCGCTGCCCGGGGCGACCGCCCTCAAGCCGGGTTCCGCGACGCGGCCCTTCTTCGGCGTCCAGCCGGCGCTGGTCGATGCCGAAGGCGCCATTCTGGAGGGCGCGACCGAGGGCAACCTCGTGCTGCTGGACAGCTGGCCGGGCCAGATGCGCACGGTCTACGGCGACCACGAGCGCTTCGTGCAGACCTATTTCTCCACCTACAAGGGGATGTATTTCACCGGTGACGGCTGCCGCCGCGACGCGGACGGCTACTACTGGATCACCGGGCGCGTCGACGACGTGATCAACGTCTCCGGCCACCGCATGGGCACCGCGGAAGTGGAATCGGCGCTCGTCGCCCACCCGAAGGTCTCGGAGGCCGCCGTGGTCGGCTATCCGCACGACCTCAAGGGCCAGGGCATCTACGTCTACGTGACGCTGATGGAGGGCGAGGAACCGAGCGACGCGCTCGCCAAGGAGCTCAAGACCTGGGTGCGCCAGGAAATCGGGCCGATCGCCTCGCCCGACCTCATCCAGTTCGCGCCCGGCCTGCCGAAGACCCGCTCGGGCAAGATCATGCGCCGCATCCTGCGCAAGATCGCCGAGGACAGCTTCGAGAACCTGGGCGACACCTCCACGCTCGCCGATCCGGCCGTGGTCGACGATCTGATCGAGAACCGGCAGAACCGCGCGTCCTGA
- a CDS encoding pilus assembly protein TadG-related protein, whose product MSSSVKQAIRVAARRLAADRRGAVLPLFAVALVLIVVAAGAGIDFARAVNERQALARGLDGAMLAVARELSTRNLSQAEIKAYLEDNYEAFFGANTAGSASFAGNIVIEDPVIDTAARTISVSATTRVPTSFIRLAGAGLEEIEVGVSAQAIYPKSVEATLVLDVTGSMGGSKIAALREAATDFVNTLVPPEIADANEKIRISVVPYATGVNVGEARATAATRGANATRTSFRYCVSERTGAQAYTDASYVTAAVGPGTVQAGYKSGYYKSGNRALSRRSMVCPDAEVVPLTLDPGPASKPGTPLHTISRLAADGQTVGQAGIAWGWYTLSENWSSLWPAASRPAPYSDERVLKYMVLMTDGEFNTYFDGPVRIQGSWYDWIVQLSTWQSTNRATKLCDAIKKSGIKIITVGFQIGSNADAKKVMNDCASTPEDFYLADNDDELIAEFRKIANQIKATFLSQ is encoded by the coding sequence ATGTCGAGCAGCGTCAAGCAGGCAATCCGGGTCGCGGCACGCCGCCTTGCGGCGGACCGGCGCGGCGCCGTCCTTCCGTTGTTCGCCGTTGCGCTGGTTCTCATCGTGGTGGCCGCCGGGGCGGGGATCGATTTCGCGCGGGCGGTGAACGAGCGCCAGGCGCTGGCGCGCGGTCTCGATGGGGCGATGCTGGCGGTCGCGCGCGAATTGTCCACGCGCAACCTGTCCCAGGCCGAGATCAAGGCCTATCTGGAGGACAATTACGAAGCCTTTTTCGGGGCCAATACGGCCGGATCGGCTTCGTTTGCGGGCAACATCGTGATCGAGGACCCGGTGATCGACACCGCCGCGCGCACGATCTCCGTCTCGGCGACGACCCGCGTGCCGACGTCCTTCATTCGCCTTGCCGGGGCGGGGCTCGAGGAGATCGAAGTCGGCGTCTCGGCCCAGGCGATCTACCCCAAGAGCGTCGAGGCGACGCTCGTGCTTGATGTGACCGGCTCGATGGGCGGCAGCAAGATCGCCGCGCTGCGCGAGGCGGCCACGGATTTCGTCAACACGCTGGTGCCGCCGGAAATCGCCGATGCGAACGAGAAGATCCGTATCTCCGTGGTGCCCTATGCAACGGGCGTGAATGTCGGCGAGGCGCGCGCGACGGCGGCCACGCGCGGCGCCAATGCGACACGGACCTCCTTCAGGTATTGCGTTTCGGAGCGTACCGGCGCGCAGGCCTACACCGATGCGAGCTATGTGACCGCCGCCGTCGGGCCGGGCACGGTGCAGGCCGGCTACAAGTCCGGGTACTACAAGTCCGGCAATCGCGCGCTGTCCCGCCGCTCCATGGTCTGCCCGGATGCGGAAGTGGTGCCGCTGACGCTGGACCCGGGACCCGCCTCGAAGCCGGGCACGCCGTTGCACACGATTTCGCGGCTTGCCGCCGACGGCCAGACGGTCGGCCAGGCCGGCATCGCCTGGGGCTGGTACACGCTGTCGGAAAACTGGTCGTCGCTGTGGCCCGCCGCGAGCCGGCCGGCGCCCTATTCGGACGAGCGGGTGCTGAAATACATGGTCCTGATGACGGACGGGGAGTTCAACACCTATTTCGACGGGCCGGTGCGGATCCAAGGGTCCTGGTATGACTGGATCGTCCAGCTCAGCACCTGGCAGTCGACCAACCGGGCGACGAAGCTCTGCGACGCGATCAAGAAGAGCGGGATCAAGATCATCACGGTCGGCTTCCAGATCGGCAGCAATGCGGACGCCAAGAAGGTGATGAACGATTGCGCCTCGACGCCGGAAGATTTCTATCTCGCCGACAATGATGACGAGCTGATCGCGGAATTCCGCAAGATCGCCAATCAGATCAAGGCGACTTTCCTGTCGCAGTAG
- a CDS encoding HNH endonuclease, with the protein MRSEGVNVAISPGAHPALVLNADYRPLAYYPLSLWSWQDALKAVFLERVNIVSEYDVTVRSPSSEFRLPSVVSLKSYIKPNRYPAFTRFNVFLRDRFQCQYCGTREELTFDHLVPRSKGGQTTWQNVITACSPCNLRKANKSCREIDMWPMHMPFAPTVQDLHNNGRLFPPNYLHDSWLDFLYWDTELEP; encoded by the coding sequence ATGAGGAGCGAAGGTGTGAATGTCGCCATCTCTCCAGGTGCTCACCCGGCCCTGGTTCTGAATGCGGACTACCGCCCGCTGGCATATTACCCGCTGTCCCTGTGGTCCTGGCAGGACGCCTTGAAGGCGGTGTTCCTGGAACGCGTCAACATCGTCTCCGAATACGATGTTACCGTTCGAAGTCCGAGCAGCGAATTCCGATTACCCAGCGTCGTCTCGCTCAAGAGCTACATCAAGCCGAACCGTTATCCCGCCTTTACCCGTTTCAACGTCTTCCTTCGCGATCGCTTCCAGTGCCAGTATTGCGGCACGCGCGAGGAACTGACCTTCGATCACCTCGTGCCCCGCTCCAAGGGCGGCCAGACCACCTGGCAGAACGTGATCACCGCCTGCTCTCCCTGCAATCTGCGCAAGGCCAACAAGTCGTGCCGCGAGATCGACATGTGGCCGATGCACATGCCCTTCGCACCGACGGTGCAGGATCTGCACAACAACGGGCGCCTGTTTCCGCCCAACTACCTGCACGACAGCTGGCTCGATTTTCTCTACTGGGACACCGAGCTCGAGCCCTGA
- the leuC gene encoding 3-isopropylmalate dehydratase large subunit — MSTSKTLYDKIWDDHVVDTQEDGTSLLYIDRHLVHEVTSPQAFEGLRMTGRQVRQPGRTLAVVDHNVPTTDRSHGIDDPESALQVDTLARNADAFGIEYYSETDLRQGIVHIVGPEQGFTLPGMTIVCGDSHTSTHGAFGALAHGIGTSEVEHVLATQTLIQRKAKNMRVTVDGELPDGVTAKDIILAIIGEIGTAGGTGHVIEYAGDAIRALSMEGRMTVCNMSIEGGARAGLIAPDEKTFEYIKGRPKAPKGAAWDQAVAYWKTLFSDPDAVFDSEIRLDAANLPPTVTWGSSPEDVISVTGRVPNPDEIDDENRRASKWRALQYMGLEPGTPITEIEIDRAFIGSCTNGRIEDLRAAAAVVRGHTVHERVDAMVVPGSGLVKQQAEAEGLDAIFKAAGFDWREPGCSMCLAMNADKLAPGERCASTSNRNFEGRQGFKGRTHLVSPAMAAAAAIAGRFVDIREWPKG; from the coding sequence ATGAGCACATCGAAGACCCTCTACGACAAGATCTGGGACGATCACGTCGTCGACACCCAGGAAGACGGCACCAGCCTGCTCTACATCGACCGCCATCTGGTGCATGAGGTCACCAGCCCGCAGGCCTTCGAGGGGCTGCGCATGACCGGCCGTCAGGTGCGCCAGCCGGGTCGCACTCTCGCCGTGGTCGACCACAATGTGCCGACCACCGACCGCAGCCATGGCATCGACGATCCCGAATCCGCGCTGCAGGTCGACACGCTGGCGCGCAATGCGGACGCCTTCGGCATCGAGTATTACAGCGAGACCGACCTGCGGCAGGGCATCGTGCACATCGTCGGGCCGGAACAGGGCTTCACTCTGCCGGGCATGACCATCGTGTGCGGCGACAGCCACACCTCCACGCATGGGGCCTTCGGCGCGCTGGCGCATGGCATCGGCACGTCCGAGGTGGAGCATGTGCTCGCCACCCAGACGCTGATCCAGAGGAAGGCGAAGAACATGCGGGTCACCGTCGATGGCGAATTGCCCGACGGCGTCACCGCCAAGGACATCATTCTCGCGATCATCGGCGAGATCGGCACGGCCGGCGGCACCGGCCACGTCATCGAATACGCCGGCGACGCGATCCGTGCGCTCTCCATGGAAGGGCGCATGACGGTGTGCAACATGTCGATCGAGGGCGGCGCGCGCGCCGGCCTGATCGCGCCGGACGAGAAGACCTTCGAATACATCAAGGGCCGGCCGAAGGCCCCGAAGGGGGCGGCCTGGGATCAGGCGGTCGCCTACTGGAAGACGCTCTTCAGCGATCCCGATGCCGTCTTCGACAGCGAGATCCGTCTCGATGCCGCCAATCTGCCGCCGACGGTCACCTGGGGCTCGAGCCCGGAGGACGTGATCTCGGTGACCGGCCGGGTGCCCAACCCGGACGAGATCGACGACGAGAACCGTCGTGCATCGAAGTGGCGCGCGCTGCAGTACATGGGGCTGGAACCCGGCACGCCGATCACCGAGATCGAGATCGACCGCGCCTTCATCGGGTCGTGCACCAACGGCCGCATCGAGGACCTGCGCGCGGCGGCCGCCGTGGTGCGCGGCCACACCGTGCACGAACGCGTCGACGCGATGGTCGTTCCGGGCTCGGGTCTGGTGAAGCAGCAGGCGGAGGCCGAGGGTCTCGACGCGATCTTCAAGGCGGCCGGCTTCGACTGGCGCGAGCCGGGCTGTTCCATGTGTCTGGCGATGAATGCCGACAAACTGGCGCCGGGCGAGCGCTGTGCGTCGACCTCGAACCGCAACTTCGAGGGACGTCAGGGCTTCAAGGGCCGCACCCATCTGGTGTCGCCGGCCATGGCGGCGGCGGCGGCGATCGCCGGGCGCTTCGTCGACATCCGCGAATGGCCGAAGGGCTGA
- a CDS encoding DUF2336 domain-containing protein → MPAIASLKALSLANTPDDRRNLVLAITRAFEAVEQEPNDEENALFCDVVGGILDQLTEGVRAELSDHLATAERTPSDLAYKLASDPSIAVARPILENSSKLTDDQLVEIAANRDEDHRLAIARRATVSEAVTDVLVERSGREVLRAISANRGAAFSESGVGRLLERGGEDETVQKNLIARSRDDAGMAGKIRAALTEGLQAKLGTFVDQLPAEEVDHAVEVAQQAFMAEKGIARRARMERNLLLEEINAANASIDSVMAQLARERRLADIGWIAAKVLQIPVQVGHGALTAPTADAAVIVCRAVGMSEEVFALIARLRGRELDGPDADAEAEEFRQLSLMEANRAIRLLKMR, encoded by the coding sequence GTGCCTGCGATTGCCAGTTTGAAGGCGCTCAGCCTTGCGAACACGCCTGACGACCGCCGCAATCTGGTGCTCGCGATCACGCGGGCCTTCGAGGCCGTAGAGCAGGAACCGAACGACGAGGAGAACGCGCTGTTCTGCGATGTGGTCGGGGGGATCCTCGACCAGCTGACCGAGGGCGTGCGCGCCGAATTGTCCGATCATCTCGCGACGGCCGAGCGGACCCCGTCCGACCTTGCCTACAAGCTTGCCAGCGACCCCTCCATTGCGGTCGCGCGGCCCATCCTGGAAAACTCCTCGAAGCTGACGGACGACCAGCTCGTCGAGATCGCCGCGAACCGGGACGAGGACCATCGGCTGGCGATCGCCAGGCGCGCCACCGTGTCGGAGGCGGTGACGGACGTGCTCGTCGAGCGCAGCGGTCGCGAGGTGCTGCGCGCGATTTCCGCCAACCGGGGCGCGGCCTTCTCCGAAAGCGGCGTGGGCAGGCTGCTCGAGCGGGGCGGCGAGGACGAGACGGTCCAGAAGAACCTCATCGCGCGCAGCCGCGACGACGCCGGCATGGCGGGCAAGATCCGCGCGGCGTTGACCGAAGGCCTGCAGGCGAAGCTCGGCACCTTCGTCGATCAGTTGCCCGCCGAAGAGGTCGACCATGCCGTCGAGGTGGCGCAGCAGGCCTTCATGGCGGAAAAGGGCATCGCGCGGCGCGCGCGCATGGAGCGCAATCTGCTGCTGGAGGAAATCAACGCCGCCAACGCCTCGATCGATTCCGTGATGGCGCAGCTTGCGCGCGAACGTCGTCTCGCGGACATCGGCTGGATCGCGGCCAAGGTGCTGCAGATCCCCGTTCAGGTGGGCCATGGCGCGCTGACCGCGCCCACCGCCGATGCCGCCGTCATCGTGTGCCGCGCCGTGGGCATGTCGGAAGAGGTGTTCGCCCTGATCGCGCGGTTGCGCGGGCGGGAGCTGGACGGTCCGGACGCGGACGCCGAGGCCGAGGAGTTTCGGCAGTTGAGCCTCATGGAGGCCAATCGCGCGATCCGGTTGCTTAAGATGCGCTGA
- a CDS encoding TRAP transporter large permease, which yields METWLPGLLILLVVMLAGVPIAMAMALVGGLGLTVLLGFTPAMAIIGQTTFDTGLSYSLSVVPLFVLMGNLVTRAGLSQELYGACHAWLGHRRGGLAMATAVACGGFSAVCGSSLATAATMGKVALPQMRRYRYDDALASGVIAAGGTLGILIPPSVILVLYGVTAQQDIAKLFIAGIVPGLLGILGYMLAVRVTCWRNPAAGPPAERMAYAERFRALRGVAGILGLFLLVIGGIYMGVFTATEAAGIGASGAFVIALARGKLTWRTLLDTLADTAATTTMMFMVLIGALIFSNFVNIAGLPSALSGFARASDLPAPAILALVLLVYLLLGMVLESLSMVLLTVPIFAPLMAALGYDLIWFGIVVVVVTEISLITPPVGLNVFVLKSVLPDVRLGTIFRGIVPFVAADILRLAIIVAVPGVVLFLPEMMR from the coding sequence ATGGAAACCTGGTTGCCCGGTCTTCTCATTCTGCTCGTCGTCATGCTGGCCGGCGTGCCGATCGCCATGGCGATGGCGCTCGTCGGCGGCCTGGGTCTGACGGTCCTGCTCGGGTTCACGCCCGCCATGGCGATCATCGGGCAGACGACCTTCGACACGGGGCTGTCCTATTCGCTGTCGGTGGTGCCGCTCTTCGTGCTGATGGGCAATCTGGTGACCCGGGCGGGCCTGTCGCAGGAGCTTTACGGCGCCTGCCACGCCTGGCTCGGCCATCGGCGCGGCGGGCTCGCCATGGCCACCGCGGTGGCCTGCGGCGGCTTTTCCGCCGTGTGCGGCTCGTCGCTCGCCACCGCCGCGACCATGGGCAAGGTCGCGTTGCCGCAGATGCGGCGCTACCGCTACGACGACGCGCTGGCCAGTGGCGTGATCGCCGCCGGCGGCACGCTCGGCATTCTCATCCCGCCGAGCGTCATCCTCGTGCTCTACGGCGTGACCGCGCAGCAGGACATCGCCAAGCTGTTCATCGCCGGCATCGTGCCGGGTCTGCTCGGCATTCTCGGTTACATGCTGGCGGTGCGCGTGACCTGCTGGCGCAATCCGGCCGCCGGGCCGCCGGCCGAACGCATGGCCTATGCCGAGCGTTTCCGCGCGCTGCGGGGCGTTGCCGGGATCCTCGGCCTCTTCCTGCTGGTGATCGGCGGCATCTACATGGGCGTCTTCACGGCAACCGAAGCCGCCGGCATCGGGGCGAGCGGCGCCTTCGTCATCGCGCTGGCGCGGGGCAAGCTGACCTGGCGCACGCTGCTGGACACGCTGGCCGACACGGCCGCGACCACGACCATGATGTTCATGGTGCTGATCGGCGCGCTGATCTTCTCCAATTTCGTCAATATCGCCGGCCTGCCGAGCGCCCTTTCGGGCTTCGCGCGCGCCTCCGATCTGCCCGCCCCGGCGATCCTGGCACTGGTGCTGCTGGTCTATCTGCTGCTCGGCATGGTGCTGGAGAGCCTGTCCATGGTGCTGCTGACGGTGCCGATCTTCGCGCCCCTCATGGCGGCGCTCGGCTACGACCTGATCTGGTTCGGCATCGTGGTCGTGGTGGTCACCGAGATCAGCCTGATCACGCCGCCGGTCGGGCTCAACGTCTTCGTGCTGAAGTCCGTGCTGCCCGACGTGCGCCTCGGCACGATCTTTCGCGGCATCGTTCCCTTCGTCGCCGCCGATATCCTGCGGCTGGCGATCATCGTCGCGGTGCCGGGCGTGGTGCTGTTCCTGCCGGAGATGATGCGCTGA
- a CDS encoding TRAP transporter small permease → MIPAALARLVALAALGLRVAAGVLLLAMMAVTFVDVVGRYAFNAPLPGAFELTEVLLALVIFVGLPIITARREHVTVDLVTARLPGFAQAGLARLATLVTALVLAVLAWRLGQSALDYAAYGDATVYLGIPLGPVAGFMAACAAVAALVAVTLALRRR, encoded by the coding sequence ATGATCCCGGCCGCGCTCGCCAGGCTCGTCGCGCTGGCCGCCCTCGGCCTGCGCGTGGCGGCGGGGGTGCTGTTGCTCGCGATGATGGCGGTCACCTTCGTCGATGTGGTCGGCCGCTATGCGTTCAACGCGCCGCTGCCGGGGGCCTTCGAACTGACGGAGGTGCTGCTCGCGCTGGTCATCTTCGTCGGGCTGCCGATCATCACCGCACGGCGCGAGCATGTGACGGTCGATCTGGTCACCGCGCGGCTGCCCGGTTTCGCGCAGGCCGGGCTCGCCCGTCTCGCCACGCTGGTGACGGCGCTGGTGCTCGCCGTTCTCGCCTGGCGGCTCGGACAGAGCGCGCTCGACTACGCGGCCTATGGCGACGCCACCGTCTATCTCGGGATCCCGCTCGGCCCCGTTGCCGGCTTCATGGCGGCCTGCGCGGCCGTCGCGGCGCTCGTCGCCGTGACGCTCGCGCTGCGCCGGCGCTGA
- a CDS encoding TRAP transporter substrate-binding protein: protein MKLVTQLLGTLATVAALGLATAASAQTTLRVSNWLPPSHPIVKDILVPWGEQVAEATEGRVTVEIMAAPIGKPPAQFDLIRSGAADVGFSVHGYTPGRFKLTPIVEGPFLSDSAEALSVAYWRVHEAMLAEADEHNGVKLLTVFTHGPGMIYTTSKPVNGVADLEGLKMRIGGGIVSQIADRLGMVGVQAPSPQVYEILANGVADGILFPAESVPFFRIDEVVRHGVSVPGGLYNTSFFVVMNRRSWDRLSDADKAAIDAVSGEAMARMAGQAWDAADAAGLKIMEEKGVALSSADAAMTEAVRAELAGVEQGFLDAAAAAGIDGAAALDMLKAEIAKEQ from the coding sequence ATGAAGCTCGTGACACAACTGTTGGGCACGCTCGCGACCGTCGCGGCCCTCGGGCTGGCGACCGCCGCCTCGGCACAAACCACCCTGCGCGTTTCGAACTGGCTCCCGCCGTCGCACCCGATCGTCAAGGACATCCTGGTGCCCTGGGGCGAACAGGTGGCGGAGGCGACGGAGGGGCGGGTCACCGTGGAGATCATGGCCGCGCCGATCGGCAAGCCGCCGGCGCAGTTCGATCTCATCCGCTCCGGCGCGGCGGACGTCGGCTTCAGCGTGCACGGCTATACGCCGGGCCGTTTCAAGCTGACGCCGATCGTCGAGGGCCCGTTCCTGTCGGACAGCGCCGAGGCGCTCTCCGTCGCCTATTGGCGCGTGCACGAGGCGATGCTTGCCGAGGCGGACGAGCACAATGGCGTCAAGCTGCTGACCGTCTTCACGCATGGTCCGGGCATGATCTACACCACGTCCAAGCCGGTGAACGGGGTCGCGGATCTGGAGGGCCTTAAGATGCGGATCGGCGGCGGTATCGTGTCGCAGATCGCGGACCGGCTCGGCATGGTCGGGGTTCAGGCGCCCTCGCCGCAGGTCTATGAGATCCTGGCGAACGGCGTGGCCGACGGCATTCTCTTCCCGGCCGAATCCGTTCCCTTCTTCCGCATCGACGAGGTGGTGCGCCACGGCGTCTCCGTGCCGGGCGGTCTCTACAACACGTCGTTCTTCGTCGTCATGAACCGGCGCAGCTGGGACCGGCTGTCGGACGCCGACAAGGCGGCGATCGACGCGGTGTCGGGCGAGGCGATGGCGCGCATGGCCGGCCAGGCCTGGGATGCCGCCGATGCGGCCGGCCTCAAGATCATGGAAGAGAAGGGCGTGGCCCTGTCGAGCGCCGACGCGGCGATGACCGAGGCGGTGCGCGCCGAACTCGCCGGCGTCGAGCAGGGATTCCTCGATGCGGCGGCGGCCGCGGGCATCGACGGCGCGGCGGCGCTTGACATGCTCAAGGCCGAAATCGCCAAAGAGCAATGA
- a CDS encoding AMP-binding protein, whose translation MTSIDSWIEAHARFTPDKPAIRFDAETLTYRDLARAVGEVAGLLRDGHGIGRGDRIAYLGTNAPDVVVLLFAAARLGAILLPLNWRLAPPELAHAVTDSGARLLVHQPDFAEAVADMAGAGAPVPRLVSDPARGGLAVLAAGGSRVAAEAATGTLADPLLLVYTSGTTGRPKGALMTQSGVRTNALNAIHMQGLTSRDHVLTVLPMFHVGGLNIQTTPALYVGATVTLEARFHPARTLEAIARHRPSLTVLVPATLAALISHADWAGADLASLRLIATGSSDVPHALMRAFIERGVPVLQVYGATETGPVSIYQRPCDDPSEFGAIGRPGLHTRARVTVDGRPARPGEIGEIELKGDNITPGYWNRPEATQASFRDGWFRTGDLALVDDNGVYWFKDRLKNVIISGGENIYPAEIERVLGEIDDLREAAVVGVRDPQWGESPIAVVVPRSPETADPAAVLARFDGQLARYKQPKSVVFVQELPRNALGKIKLDKLREIAEDALRPPSEKN comes from the coding sequence GTGACCTCCATCGACAGCTGGATCGAAGCGCATGCGCGCTTCACGCCGGACAAGCCCGCGATCCGCTTCGACGCCGAGACGCTGACCTATCGCGACCTCGCCCGGGCCGTGGGCGAGGTGGCGGGGCTGTTGCGCGACGGGCACGGGATCGGGCGCGGCGACCGGATCGCCTATCTGGGCACCAATGCGCCGGATGTCGTGGTGCTTCTCTTCGCGGCCGCCCGCCTCGGCGCCATCCTGCTGCCGCTCAACTGGCGCCTCGCGCCGCCGGAACTGGCCCATGCGGTGACCGATTCCGGCGCGCGGCTCCTGGTGCATCAACCGGATTTCGCCGAGGCGGTGGCCGACATGGCCGGCGCCGGCGCGCCGGTGCCGCGCCTCGTCTCGGACCCGGCCCGGGGCGGGCTTGCCGTATTGGCCGCCGGCGGCTCGCGCGTCGCGGCGGAGGCGGCGACGGGCACGCTCGCCGATCCGCTGCTGCTGGTCTACACCTCGGGCACCACCGGACGGCCCAAGGGCGCGCTGATGACGCAATCCGGCGTGCGCACCAACGCCCTCAACGCCATACACATGCAGGGCCTGACAAGCCGCGATCACGTGCTCACGGTGCTGCCGATGTTCCACGTCGGCGGCCTCAACATCCAGACGACACCCGCGCTCTATGTCGGCGCGACGGTGACGCTGGAAGCGCGGTTTCACCCGGCCCGCACGCTCGAAGCCATCGCACGGCACCGGCCGAGCCTGACGGTGCTGGTTCCCGCGACGCTGGCGGCCCTGATCTCCCATGCCGATTGGGCGGGCGCCGATCTCGCCTCCCTGAGGCTGATCGCCACCGGCTCGTCCGATGTGCCGCATGCGCTCATGCGCGCCTTCATCGAACGCGGCGTGCCGGTGCTGCAGGTCTATGGCGCGACGGAAACGGGGCCCGTCTCGATCTACCAGCGCCCCTGCGACGATCCGTCGGAATTCGGCGCGATCGGCCGACCCGGACTGCACACGCGCGCAAGGGTCACGGTCGACGGGCGCCCGGCGCGGCCCGGCGAAATCGGCGAGATCGAACTCAAGGGCGACAACATCACGCCGGGCTACTGGAACCGCCCGGAGGCGACGCAGGCGAGCTTTCGCGACGGCTGGTTCCGCACCGGCGATCTCGCCCTCGTCGACGACAACGGCGTCTACTGGTTCAAGGACCGGCTGAAGAACGTCATCATTTCCGGCGGCGAGAACATCTATCCGGCCGAGATCGAGCGGGTGCTCGGCGAGATCGACGATCTGCGCGAGGCGGCGGTGGTCGGGGTGCGCGATCCCCAATGGGGCGAATCCCCGATCGCCGTGGTGGTGCCGCGCTCGCCCGAGACGGCCGATCCGGCGGCGGTGCTCGCCCGCTTCGACGGCCAGCTCGCCCGCTACAAGCAACCCAAGTCGGTGGTCTTCGTCCAGGAACTGCCGCGCAACGCGCTGGGCAAGATCAAACTGGATAAACTGCGGGAAATCGCGGAAGATGCATTGCGGCCCCCAAGCGAAAAAAACTGA